The Paenibacillus sp. FSL R7-0204 genome includes a region encoding these proteins:
- a CDS encoding ABC transporter ATP-binding protein yields the protein MISLNNVEKNYCTEAGSYSALKNITLEIPQGEFTLIMGRSGSGKSTLLNILTGVDKPSGGEVRVNGELINPLNESEMAAWRGQNIGIVFQFFQLIPTLSVIENILLPMDLVNKIPPKLRKERALELLHKVGLANHANKRPSALSGGEQQRVAIARAIANDVKILVADEPTGNLDSRNAEIIHALFGRLQQEGKTIIMVTHEREMIQGASRKILLKDGAIIEDKTIQLEEAAI from the coding sequence ATGATTAGCTTAAATAATGTCGAGAAAAACTATTGCACTGAAGCCGGCTCCTATTCTGCACTTAAGAATATTACCCTGGAGATTCCTCAAGGAGAGTTCACCCTGATCATGGGGAGATCCGGAAGCGGAAAATCAACCTTGCTCAATATTCTGACCGGAGTAGATAAGCCTAGCGGAGGAGAAGTACGGGTAAACGGAGAACTCATCAACCCTTTAAATGAAAGCGAGATGGCTGCATGGCGGGGACAAAACATAGGCATTGTATTTCAATTCTTTCAACTGATCCCTACACTGTCCGTCATTGAGAATATCCTCCTCCCTATGGATCTGGTCAATAAAATCCCGCCTAAGCTTAGAAAAGAACGCGCTCTCGAATTGCTCCATAAAGTCGGGCTTGCCAATCACGCCAATAAAAGACCCAGTGCTCTCTCCGGCGGGGAACAACAACGCGTAGCCATCGCCAGAGCCATCGCAAACGATGTGAAGATTCTTGTAGCGGATGAACCTACAGGTAATCTGGACTCCAGAAATGCGGAAATTATTCATGCGCTCTTTGGGCGACTTCAGCAGGAGGGCAAGACCATCATTATGGTTACACACGAAAGAGAAATGATTCAGGGAGCTTCCCGAAAAATTCTGCTGAAGGACGGTGCTATTATAGAAGATAAAACAATCCAACTGGAGGAAGCAGCGATATGA
- a CDS encoding cysteine hydrolase family protein, whose translation MKIGLLIIDLQEVHVSEVEQKEIDRACEYINYVSGMLRAKGHAVIHIQDIEGMQPSEEAKFAIIPGIEIQETDFNVKKEYSNAFWKTDLEKLVREQGIDLLILSGYAAEHCVLFTYNGAAERGIKAVLLQNGILSSHKDVITAAYRDRNLISYPVIQALV comes from the coding sequence GTGAAAATCGGATTGTTAATTATCGATCTGCAAGAGGTCCATGTAAGCGAGGTAGAGCAGAAGGAGATTGACCGCGCCTGCGAGTATATCAATTATGTCTCCGGGATGCTGCGGGCCAAGGGCCATGCCGTGATTCATATTCAGGACATTGAAGGGATGCAGCCCTCTGAGGAAGCGAAGTTCGCGATCATCCCCGGAATTGAGATTCAGGAGACGGATTTCAACGTGAAGAAGGAATACTCGAATGCCTTTTGGAAGACGGATCTGGAAAAGCTTGTGCGGGAGCAAGGCATCGATCTGCTGATTCTCTCCGGTTATGCCGCCGAGCATTGCGTTCTGTTCACTTATAACGGTGCTGCCGAGAGGGGAATTAAGGCGGTACTGCTGCAGAATGGGATTCTAAGCTCGCACAAGGATGTAATCACGGCGGCGTACAGAGACCGTAATCTGATTTCGTATCCTGTGATTCAGGCTCTGGTGTAA
- a CDS encoding ABC transporter permease gives MKLLLLKVFRDLAKDKFRTILSLLAMLVGTSAFGIMLFTYFILDRELVDVFVPTQPSSANIMLDRVEDNLIQLTKNFEGIGKVEEKAAYPLRIKIGEDKWKTLYLYGIKDFKNIQSNKISSIDGSFNPGLNEVLIERDALGVAKTAINENIVFTLPDSSIKELKVVGSVNDIHVHPASMHQTVYAYVSFETLAQLGLTPNRLDITLSEHPYNREHILSTTRDYMKEIVNKGYSVSNIEVSLTPGQSPHKAEYNAVLFIIRIFSGLAFVLGCMIITSLLSTILTQQVKQIGILKAIGAKTNNIFGAYLCIILLLVAGNIAISLPLSSVLSQSFSKFLMRISNMDLPNSSIPNSLLLLFALLALFVPLVIAFIPIRKGVAMSVKDSLNSHSSDDAYIKEGPMMKWATGGRFLSRPIRLSIRNAVKRKGRFYLNIVTLTFGGALFISVVTSIISLNYTIDQSMDKLGYDYEINTKSPVDSGTLDQAVQHIPEIKNYELWGGGSVNLINADGRMSSRYHLLAPPFDTKTYTPDVMEGRWLKEGDTNEVVIGYRFFDSEPSVKMGDEINVRIGEEVHSLHIVGIVKELGGSTMFINKQGFDQLSPAIETNNHIKIMTSPELVKQDSGLSLIEEKLEQEGISTSSSESKTNFYTIVKKHSLMTMYTFLFVAIIVVIVGAIGLTSTMSIQVAERTKEIGIMKAIGSTTKQIKRIITAEAIFIALISWSITLILGIPIEYLGSIIIGNVTIKTPLTVDLFSFIFPNIIWFVILLLVGYMSSIFSSRKAARMKVKETLVFE, from the coding sequence ATGAAATTATTACTTTTAAAGGTTTTCCGTGATTTAGCCAAGGATAAATTCCGAACGATCCTGTCGTTGCTCGCCATGCTAGTCGGCACTTCAGCTTTTGGGATCATGTTGTTCACCTATTTCATTCTGGACCGGGAGCTAGTGGATGTATTCGTACCCACCCAGCCTTCATCAGCAAATATTATGTTAGACCGTGTTGAAGACAACCTGATCCAATTGACCAAGAACTTTGAAGGCATTGGTAAAGTTGAAGAAAAGGCGGCATACCCGCTGCGCATCAAGATCGGGGAGGATAAATGGAAAACCCTTTATTTATACGGGATAAAAGATTTCAAGAATATTCAAAGCAATAAAATCTCCAGTATTGACGGCTCCTTCAACCCGGGTCTAAACGAAGTATTAATTGAGCGGGATGCGCTGGGTGTGGCCAAAACGGCGATTAATGAAAACATTGTATTCACCCTTCCCGATTCAAGCATCAAGGAGCTGAAGGTCGTAGGCTCGGTTAATGATATCCATGTTCACCCTGCCTCTATGCATCAAACGGTATACGCTTATGTGTCATTTGAGACTCTTGCCCAGCTGGGCCTCACCCCCAACCGCTTAGATATCACCTTGTCCGAACATCCTTATAACCGTGAGCATATTCTGTCCACAACCAGAGATTACATGAAAGAGATTGTTAATAAGGGATATTCCGTGAGTAACATTGAGGTTTCTCTTACTCCTGGACAAAGCCCACATAAGGCTGAGTACAATGCCGTGTTGTTTATAATTCGGATATTTAGCGGCCTGGCCTTTGTATTAGGCTGCATGATCATTACCAGTCTGCTTTCAACTATTCTGACTCAACAGGTGAAGCAGATTGGCATACTAAAGGCTATCGGCGCAAAGACCAACAACATATTTGGAGCCTATTTATGTATTATTCTGCTGCTGGTCGCGGGGAACATCGCAATCTCATTACCACTCTCTTCCGTACTCAGCCAGAGCTTTTCCAAGTTTCTGATGAGAATCAGTAATATGGACCTTCCAAACTCCAGTATCCCTAACAGCCTCCTCTTGTTATTTGCTCTATTGGCATTATTCGTCCCTCTGGTAATAGCTTTCATTCCTATACGAAAAGGGGTGGCGATGTCAGTGAAAGATTCGCTGAACAGCCATTCAAGCGATGATGCTTATATTAAAGAAGGACCTATGATGAAGTGGGCAACAGGGGGAAGGTTTCTGTCCAGACCCATCCGTCTCTCTATTCGAAATGCAGTGAAGCGGAAAGGACGCTTTTATCTGAATATTGTAACGTTAACGTTTGGGGGAGCACTTTTTATATCTGTCGTGACCTCAATCATTTCCTTGAATTATACAATAGATCAGTCGATGGATAAGCTCGGTTATGATTATGAAATAAATACCAAATCCCCTGTGGATAGCGGAACATTAGATCAGGCGGTACAACATATTCCAGAAATCAAGAATTATGAATTATGGGGAGGCGGCAGCGTAAATCTGATTAATGCTGATGGAAGGATGAGTAGCCGTTACCACCTTTTAGCCCCTCCCTTTGATACGAAAACCTATACTCCTGATGTGATGGAGGGCCGCTGGCTGAAGGAGGGCGACACCAATGAGGTCGTTATCGGATACAGATTCTTCGACTCGGAGCCTTCAGTAAAGATGGGCGACGAGATTAATGTCAGGATCGGAGAAGAGGTTCATTCACTCCACATTGTGGGAATCGTTAAAGAGCTGGGTGGCTCTACGATGTTCATTAACAAGCAAGGCTTTGACCAGTTAAGCCCCGCTATTGAGACGAATAATCATATTAAAATAATGACATCACCCGAACTCGTGAAACAAGACAGCGGCCTTTCCCTCATTGAAGAGAAGCTCGAACAAGAAGGAATCAGCACTTCCTCAAGCGAGAGTAAGACGAATTTCTACACGATTGTCAAAAAACATTCACTGATGACGATGTACACCTTTCTGTTCGTCGCTATTATTGTAGTGATTGTCGGTGCCATTGGGCTGACCTCCACGATGAGTATTCAAGTAGCCGAACGTACCAAAGAAATTGGGATCATGAAGGCTATCGGCTCTACCACGAAACAAATCAAACGAATCATAACTGCGGAGGCCATCTTCATCGCCCTGATCAGTTGGAGTATCACGTTGATTCTGGGGATTCCGATTGAATATCTAGGCTCCATAATCATCGGGAACGTTACAATCAAAACGCCATTGACTGTTGACCTGTTCTCGTTCATATTTCCAAATATCATTTGGTTTGTTATTCTGCTTCTCGTCGGTTACATGTCTAGTATCTTTTCCTCACGCAAGGCAGCCAGGATGAAGGTTAAAGAGACCTTGGTATTTGAATAA
- a CDS encoding carbohydrate ABC transporter permease, which translates to MRRKGVNYSKFGYIFTFPFVLAFLIFSLYPILYTAFIGFTDLQGLIPKPIHILDNPFQNFKDLLFSNASFRKSLINTGLLWFLNFVPQILLALLLTAWFTNQRLKIKGQGFFKVLLYMPNVITAGTIALLFSTLFGYPMGPVNSFFQMMGWSDAPIYFLQDKTVARGIVAFIQFWMWYGNTMIILIAGVMGINPALFESAAIDGANGVQTFFRITLPSLRTILLFTLITSMVGGLTMFDIPQLFLAGGPDDSTLTTSMFIYGQAFKGSYLYNRAAAASMIMFLISGILSAFVFYLMRDRDAARLKKIEKMHRKSNKSSQKGGVAHGQ; encoded by the coding sequence ATGCGCCGCAAAGGTGTGAACTACTCTAAATTCGGCTATATTTTTACGTTTCCGTTTGTTTTGGCATTTCTGATCTTCTCACTCTATCCGATTTTGTACACCGCATTCATCGGGTTCACGGATTTGCAGGGATTAATACCAAAACCAATACATATTTTGGATAATCCTTTTCAGAATTTCAAAGATTTGCTCTTTAGTAACGCCTCTTTCCGGAAATCTCTGATTAACACCGGGTTGCTCTGGTTCCTTAACTTCGTTCCCCAGATCCTTCTTGCACTCTTACTCACTGCCTGGTTCACTAACCAGCGTCTTAAAATTAAGGGACAAGGCTTTTTCAAGGTTCTGCTCTACATGCCAAATGTTATTACTGCGGGTACAATCGCCTTGCTGTTCAGCACTCTGTTTGGCTATCCGATGGGTCCGGTAAACAGCTTTTTTCAAATGATGGGCTGGTCCGACGCTCCGATCTACTTCCTTCAGGATAAGACGGTAGCGCGGGGCATTGTGGCATTCATCCAGTTCTGGATGTGGTACGGAAATACCATGATCATTCTTATCGCAGGTGTTATGGGTATCAATCCTGCGCTCTTCGAGTCTGCGGCGATTGACGGTGCAAACGGAGTTCAAACGTTCTTCCGGATCACACTGCCAAGTTTACGTACCATTCTGTTATTCACGCTGATTACATCGATGGTCGGTGGCTTGACTATGTTTGATATCCCGCAGCTCTTCCTTGCAGGCGGACCGGATGACTCTACGCTTACCACGTCCATGTTCATTTATGGGCAAGCCTTTAAAGGAAGCTATCTGTACAACCGTGCTGCTGCTGCGAGTATGATTATGTTCTTGATTTCGGGGATATTGTCTGCATTTGTGTTCTATCTAATGCGTGACCGTGACGCGGCAAGACTGAAAAAAATCGAAAAAATGCATCGGAAATCCAACAAGAGCAGCCAAAAGGGGGGCGTAGCACATGGACAATAA
- a CDS encoding MATE family efflux transporter, with protein sequence MNTNDKKIFMLGEEAIPKALLKLSTPMILGMLINAIYNVVNALFVGGLGTSQMGAVSVAFPISMLVVGVGLTFGSGAGSYISRLLGEGRHDQASRTASTAVLTSIVAGGCLIAVILGFLEHVLTFLGATDTIMPYATAYATLYIGSSMLNVFNVTMNNIVASEGAAKFSMIAMLLGAGLNIILDPIFIYGLDWGIRGAAIATMVAQGTTTILYLWYILGRKSFVKISFHNFSLDGEIYRQILKVGVPTFIFQVLTSVSIGLTNTAASHYGDTAVASMGIVTRIYSIFSFVVFGFTKGFQPLAGYSYGAKKYDRLQDTIRIAIKWSTWFCGIGAFILIVFSRPIIALFSNDPDVIRIGSQALIANCSMFIFFGFQMVYITLFLAIGKAKEGAILSMCRQGVFFIPTLLILPQFMGLNGVIVSQAVADFLTVLLTVSFAWKMRKNVSGVVTG encoded by the coding sequence ATGAACACAAATGATAAAAAAATATTTATGCTTGGGGAGGAGGCTATTCCTAAGGCACTGTTAAAGCTCTCCACACCAATGATATTAGGAATGCTGATAAATGCAATCTACAATGTAGTTAACGCTTTGTTTGTAGGTGGACTTGGAACGAGCCAAATGGGGGCCGTGTCTGTTGCCTTTCCGATCTCTATGCTCGTAGTGGGGGTAGGCTTGACCTTCGGGAGCGGGGCCGGATCTTATATTTCGCGTCTTCTTGGTGAAGGAAGACATGATCAGGCGAGCAGGACTGCATCCACCGCAGTATTAACCAGTATAGTAGCCGGCGGGTGCTTGATAGCGGTCATATTAGGGTTTCTTGAGCACGTGCTTACTTTCCTGGGGGCAACGGATACTATTATGCCTTATGCGACGGCTTACGCTACCCTCTATATCGGAAGTTCGATGCTTAACGTATTTAATGTTACCATGAATAACATTGTGGCCTCAGAAGGCGCAGCCAAATTTAGTATGATTGCAATGCTGCTTGGTGCAGGGTTGAATATTATACTGGACCCCATTTTTATATATGGTCTGGACTGGGGAATAAGAGGTGCAGCAATTGCCACAATGGTTGCCCAAGGAACCACTACCATCCTTTATTTATGGTACATTTTGGGCCGGAAAAGCTTCGTGAAGATTTCATTTCATAACTTCTCCCTGGATGGAGAAATCTACCGACAAATCTTGAAGGTGGGTGTTCCTACCTTTATCTTTCAGGTCCTCACCAGTGTGTCCATAGGCTTGACTAACACGGCAGCAAGTCATTATGGAGATACCGCTGTGGCATCAATGGGCATCGTGACCCGGATTTATTCCATTTTTTCTTTTGTGGTATTTGGATTTACCAAAGGATTTCAGCCGCTTGCCGGATATAGCTATGGCGCCAAAAAGTATGACCGTCTGCAAGACACGATTCGAATTGCGATTAAATGGTCAACCTGGTTTTGTGGAATAGGGGCGTTCATCCTAATTGTGTTCTCAAGACCGATTATTGCTCTGTTCTCTAACGATCCGGATGTAATTCGAATAGGGAGTCAAGCTCTAATTGCAAACTGCTCGATGTTTATCTTCTTTGGGTTCCAAATGGTATACATCACCTTATTTCTGGCTATTGGAAAGGCGAAAGAAGGAGCCATACTCAGCATGTGCAGGCAAGGAGTATTTTTTATTCCGACCCTATTGATCTTGCCCCAATTTATGGGCCTGAACGGTGTCATTGTTTCACAGGCTGTAGCTGATTTCCTGACAGTGCTCTTAACGGTGTCTTTTGCCTGGAAGATGAGAAAGAATGTTTCTGGGGTGGTAACCGGATAG
- a CDS encoding methyltransferase family protein: MQSIKSAKFTFRGSFLFYFLVAFEFFYMASPFAVYFYSVYKPALNFFNQSPLLSWLIQFFLPHAVRETSSSLVNAHNIIGGILALLGFIGFLVGAVHVYYYKLAKKGVVTGGIYNHIRHPQYASFIICSFGLLILWPRYIVLIMFITMLFVYYMLARAEERECEAKFGSSYSEYRNRTGMFLPFRIPFSMNIRQRTAPRRSRFILPLLTYLAALLIGILLASAVQKLTINSLYAVYSSDSATISINTTDTAILDQVLETALSDERVQTRIQQDHPAKLLNYVLPTTWFAAEIPMNGVKYRAGHKSPADYDHNLYKIIFTKATMRSGENVEGKDILTQVSERKGIVEVRVDLAKGKVTQILELPESVKYRNIPVAVY, encoded by the coding sequence ATGCAATCCATTAAATCTGCAAAGTTTACGTTCCGGGGGTCCTTCCTTTTTTACTTTCTGGTGGCTTTTGAGTTCTTTTATATGGCCAGTCCCTTTGCGGTTTACTTCTATTCGGTGTATAAGCCTGCATTGAATTTTTTTAATCAATCCCCACTTTTGTCATGGCTAATTCAATTTTTCCTGCCGCACGCGGTCCGCGAGACCTCATCATCCTTGGTAAATGCACACAATATCATTGGCGGCATCCTGGCATTATTAGGCTTCATTGGTTTTTTGGTAGGCGCAGTCCATGTTTACTATTATAAATTAGCCAAAAAAGGAGTCGTCACAGGAGGAATCTACAACCATATACGACACCCGCAGTATGCCTCATTCATCATTTGCAGCTTTGGGCTGCTGATTCTGTGGCCCCGGTATATCGTGCTGATCATGTTCATCACCATGCTGTTCGTCTATTACATGCTTGCAAGAGCAGAGGAACGGGAATGCGAAGCCAAGTTCGGATCAAGTTATTCCGAATATAGAAACAGAACGGGCATGTTCCTTCCCTTCAGAATCCCCTTCTCTATGAACATACGGCAGCGGACGGCTCCCCGGCGAAGCAGGTTCATCCTTCCGCTGCTCACTTATCTGGCGGCTCTGCTTATTGGTATCCTGCTGGCAAGTGCAGTTCAAAAACTGACAATCAACAGCCTCTATGCGGTATACAGCAGCGATTCAGCCACTATCTCCATCAATACCACTGATACAGCTATATTGGATCAGGTCCTTGAGACTGCCCTTTCGGATGAACGGGTCCAGACAAGGATTCAGCAAGACCATCCCGCCAAGCTGCTAAATTATGTGCTGCCTACCACCTGGTTTGCCGCCGAGATTCCAATGAATGGCGTTAAATATAGAGCAGGTCATAAGTCTCCCGCAGACTATGATCACAACCTGTATAAGATTATTTTCACCAAAGCAACCATGCGATCCGGGGAAAATGTAGAAGGTAAGGACATCCTCACGCAAGTCAGTGAGCGAAAAGGAATCGTAGAGGTGCGGGTAGATCTGGCTAAAGGTAAAGTCACCCAAATCCTGGAGCTTCCTGAATCCGTAAAATACAGGAATATTCCGGTAGCCGTATATTAA
- a CDS encoding ABC transporter substrate-binding protein: MKSMKRVLAGLSTVLVMSSALAGCGGNSGNSSSGAAATTAPASNAAEATKAPEAGSGEKVTINLWSFTDEIPNMTKKYLEIHPEANVEFKTTIVATTDGAYQPALDQALAAGGKDAPDIYATEGAFVLKYTQGDASTFAANYSDLGLTDQMVKDAGIAQYSVDIGSKDGQLKGLGYQATGGAFIYRRSLAKDVFGTDDPAKIKDEVGPGWDKFFGAAEKLKAKGYAAVSGDGDIWHAIENSSDKGWIVDGKLHIDPKREEFLDLSKKLKDNNYYNDTTDWQEAWFADMNGTGEKPVFGFFGPAWLINYTLSEHAKDTKGDWAVTESPTGFFWGGTWLLANKDVTKDEAKKKAVADFIKWVTLDTTETGLQYYWANGTLKDGEQGAKDSVASSVVMDKSKGDLELVGGQNIFDIFVPANANASGKNLTAFDETINKLWRDQVREYTAGNKTRDKAIETFKQQVKDQLNIDSE, translated from the coding sequence ATGAAAAGTATGAAGCGTGTTTTAGCGGGGCTCTCAACAGTACTCGTAATGTCATCTGCTCTGGCAGGATGCGGCGGGAACTCGGGTAATAGCTCGTCCGGCGCAGCTGCAACAACGGCTCCGGCATCGAATGCGGCAGAGGCAACCAAAGCTCCGGAAGCGGGTAGCGGTGAGAAGGTAACGATCAATCTGTGGAGCTTCACCGACGAAATTCCAAACATGACTAAAAAGTATTTGGAAATTCATCCAGAGGCAAATGTGGAGTTCAAAACTACGATTGTTGCAACTACAGATGGCGCATATCAGCCTGCTCTTGACCAGGCTCTTGCTGCCGGCGGCAAAGATGCACCTGATATTTATGCTACTGAAGGCGCATTCGTTCTCAAATATACACAAGGTGATGCATCCACTTTTGCAGCCAACTATTCGGACCTGGGCCTTACTGATCAAATGGTTAAGGATGCAGGCATCGCTCAATATTCTGTTGATATCGGCAGCAAAGACGGGCAACTGAAGGGTCTCGGCTATCAGGCAACAGGCGGAGCCTTTATCTATCGTCGTTCGCTTGCCAAGGATGTGTTTGGAACAGATGACCCGGCTAAGATTAAGGATGAGGTGGGTCCAGGCTGGGATAAATTCTTCGGTGCAGCAGAGAAGCTGAAAGCTAAAGGATATGCCGCAGTTTCCGGTGACGGCGATATCTGGCACGCGATCGAAAACAGCTCGGATAAAGGCTGGATTGTTGATGGCAAGCTGCATATTGATCCGAAGCGTGAAGAATTCCTTGATCTCTCCAAGAAGCTTAAAGACAATAACTACTACAACGATACGACAGATTGGCAAGAAGCCTGGTTCGCTGATATGAACGGCACTGGCGAAAAACCAGTCTTCGGTTTCTTCGGTCCCGCTTGGCTCATTAACTATACGTTAAGCGAACATGCCAAAGATACAAAGGGCGACTGGGCAGTTACTGAATCACCAACAGGATTCTTCTGGGGAGGCACTTGGTTGCTCGCTAACAAAGACGTAACTAAGGACGAAGCCAAGAAAAAGGCTGTTGCAGACTTTATCAAGTGGGTAACACTCGATACTACTGAAACCGGACTCCAGTACTACTGGGCTAACGGAACGTTGAAAGATGGCGAGCAAGGCGCGAAGGACAGTGTTGCTTCCTCCGTTGTTATGGATAAGTCTAAAGGTGACTTGGAACTCGTTGGCGGACAGAACATTTTCGATATCTTTGTTCCGGCGAATGCCAACGCTTCCGGTAAGAACTTGACTGCATTCGACGAAACGATCAACAAGCTCTGGCGTGATCAAGTACGCGAATATACTGCAGGCAATAAGACCCGTGATAAAGCAATCGAAACCTTCAAACAGCAAGTCAAAGATCAACTTAATATCGATAGCGAATAA
- a CDS encoding carbohydrate ABC transporter permease, with translation MDNNQKGGNVTRTINKTIIYIVCISLAVLSILPFWIMFVNATRSSAQIQAGLSLLPSSHMMDNLRVLLEKSFDPIQGFMNSFIISASATLLTVYFSSLAAYGLVTYSWKLRGAFFTFILCVMMIPSQASAIGFYQFMYKIHWTNSFLPLILPAIAAPAVVFFMRQYLLATLSIEIVEAARVDGSGEFKTFNRIILPLMVPAVATQAIFAFVGNWNNLFMPLILLTQKEKYTMPIMVSLLRGDIYKTSFGSIYMGLALTALPLFVVYFLLSRYIIAGVALGGVKE, from the coding sequence ATGGACAATAATCAAAAAGGCGGAAATGTCACCCGGACGATCAATAAAACGATTATCTATATCGTTTGTATCAGCCTGGCGGTGCTCAGCATTTTACCGTTTTGGATTATGTTTGTAAACGCCACCCGCTCTTCAGCACAAATCCAAGCCGGTCTCTCATTATTGCCTTCATCCCATATGATGGACAACCTGCGGGTGCTGCTCGAAAAGAGCTTCGATCCGATTCAGGGGTTCATGAATTCATTTATTATTTCGGCTTCAGCCACTCTCCTGACTGTCTATTTCTCATCCCTTGCGGCGTACGGTCTAGTGACTTATAGCTGGAAGCTGCGCGGGGCATTCTTTACCTTTATTTTGTGTGTAATGATGATTCCTTCTCAGGCAAGTGCCATTGGTTTCTATCAGTTTATGTACAAAATACATTGGACCAACAGCTTCCTTCCACTGATTCTTCCTGCAATTGCCGCGCCGGCGGTAGTGTTCTTTATGCGCCAGTATCTGCTGGCCACGCTGTCGATTGAGATTGTGGAAGCAGCACGCGTGGACGGGTCCGGTGAGTTCAAAACCTTTAACCGCATTATCTTGCCGCTGATGGTTCCGGCAGTCGCAACGCAGGCCATCTTCGCCTTCGTGGGCAACTGGAACAACTTGTTCATGCCGTTAATCCTCCTTACTCAGAAGGAGAAGTACACGATGCCTATCATGGTCAGCTTGCTCCGAGGGGATATATACAAGACCTCATTCGGCTCGATTTATATGGGGCTGGCGCTGACCGCATTGCCGCTGTTCGTAGTCTACTTCCTGCTCTCCCGTTATATTATCGCAGGTGTAGCGCTGGGCGGAGTCAAAGAATAA
- a CDS encoding LLM class flavin-dependent oxidoreductase — MEIGISTFLETTPDPVTGQTISHAERLREAVEEIVLADQVGLDVYGIGEHHRKDYAGSAPAVVLAAAAATTKRIRLTSAVSVLSSDDPVRVYQDFATLDGLSNGRAEIMAGRGSFTESFPLFGYSLEDYDELFEENLELLLAIRASEKVTWRGGHRPAIHNLPVYPRAVQDPLPVWIASGGNPESAVRAGTLGLPIAFAIIGGMPERFAPLVNLYKEAAARAGHNPDKLQIATHSHGFVSETNEQAAALFYPSTQAQMNVIGRERGWGGTYNRAAFDDARSLRGALYVGDAEYVAEKIILLRKNLGVTRFFLHVNVGYMPHHEVLRAIELLGTKVAPIVHAELARTEGK; from the coding sequence ATGGAAATAGGGATAAGTACGTTTTTGGAGACTACACCTGACCCGGTGACGGGGCAGACGATCAGCCATGCAGAACGGCTGCGGGAAGCTGTCGAGGAGATTGTGCTCGCTGATCAAGTGGGCCTGGACGTATATGGAATAGGCGAGCATCACCGGAAGGATTATGCAGGGAGTGCCCCCGCTGTAGTCCTCGCCGCAGCGGCAGCGACAACCAAGCGGATTAGACTGACCAGTGCGGTCAGTGTCTTGTCTTCGGATGACCCGGTGCGGGTCTACCAAGATTTCGCTACGCTGGATGGCCTCTCGAACGGGCGGGCAGAGATTATGGCCGGACGCGGTTCGTTCACTGAGTCCTTCCCGCTGTTCGGTTATAGTCTGGAGGATTACGATGAATTGTTCGAGGAGAATCTGGAGCTGCTGCTGGCGATCCGCGCCTCCGAGAAGGTCACTTGGCGCGGCGGACATCGTCCGGCGATTCACAATCTGCCGGTCTATCCCCGCGCTGTTCAGGACCCGCTTCCGGTCTGGATCGCCAGCGGCGGCAATCCCGAATCTGCCGTGCGGGCCGGAACATTGGGTCTGCCAATTGCCTTCGCCATTATCGGCGGAATGCCAGAGCGGTTCGCTCCGCTGGTGAACTTGTACAAGGAAGCCGCAGCACGCGCCGGACATAATCCGGACAAACTGCAGATCGCCACACACTCCCACGGCTTCGTAAGTGAAACTAACGAACAGGCTGCGGCCTTGTTCTACCCGTCCACCCAAGCACAGATGAATGTCATCGGCCGCGAACGGGGCTGGGGCGGAACCTACAACCGCGCAGCCTTCGACGATGCCCGCAGCTTACGCGGAGCACTCTATGTCGGTGACGCAGAGTATGTCGCCGAGAAGATCATTCTGCTGCGCAAGAATCTCGGCGTGACCCGGTTCTTCCTGCATGTGAATGTCGGCTACATGCCGCACCATGAGGTCCTGCGTGCCATTGAGTTGCTGGGCACTAAGGTAGCCCCTATCGTGCATGCGGAATTAGCCCGTACTGAGGGGAAATAA